Proteins encoded together in one Drosophila albomicans strain 15112-1751.03 chromosome 2R, ASM965048v2, whole genome shotgun sequence window:
- the LOC117576354 gene encoding uncharacterized protein LOC117576354, translated as MPNARIEHISSEPHEGDATCVAYFGNQLFSGGADGKIRIWSSSLQLLSTVNAHDAYIYCMAVNELGKLYSSSCDGQVKYMLPPYEDASVQELFRCDDAIQAMYCDGAVLYTGDDKGVVTTWSNDRMLFKYNLVEEVKSLAGEKQLIYTVRDLDVVISLIVEGKSGKYSNKAVLPGKSPLTLLGPLVDGKRSYLAFPDRSGMGLQLVHNLPQHKFAHIWQMPQCHDWIMNSICGDEEHLYSGGYDNMVKGWTDLTAPQPRSLGEVEIGSCVNYICCGANNTVYIASSDGFIRCAKFV; from the exons ATGCCCAACGCGCGCATCGAACACATCTCCTCTGAGCCGCACGAGGGAGACGCCACTTGTGTGGCATACTTTGGCAATCAGCTGTTCTCTGGCGGAGCCGATGGCAAAATACGC ATTTGGTCGTCTTCCTTACAGCTGCTATCCACTGTGAATGCCCACGATGCGTATATCTATTGCATGGCCGTCAATGAGCTGGGCAAGCTTTACTCAAGCAGCTGTGATGGGCAGGTAAAGTACATGCTGCCGCCGTATGAGGACGCCAGTGTGCAGGAACTCTTTCGTTGCGATGATGCTATTCAAGCGATGTATTGCGATGGCGCTGTGCTCTATACAGGCGATGACAAGGGCGTGGTGACCACTTGGAGCAACGATCGCATGCTCTTCAAATACAATCTGGTGGAAGAAGTGAAATCGCTGGCCGGCGAAAAGCAGTTGATATACACAGTGCGCGATCTTGATGTGGTCATATCACTGATTGTCGAAGGGAAATCGGGCAAGTACAGCAATAAAGCCGTGTTGCCAGGCAAATCGCCGCTAACGCTACTCGGACCACTAGTGGATGGCAAGCGTAGCTATTTGGCGTTTCCTGATCGCTCGGGAATGGGACTTCAGCTAGTGCACAACTTGCCACAGCATAAGTTTGCGCACATCTGGCAAATGCCG CAATGTCATGATTGGATCATGAACAGCATTTGCGGCGATGAGGAGCATCTTTACTCGGGTGGCTACGATAATATGGTCAAAGGTTGGACTGATTTAACGGCGCCACAACCTCGTAGTCTCGGGGAAGTTGAAATTGGGAGCTGCGTCAATTATATTTGCTGTGGTGCCAACAACACTGTGTATATTGCAAGCAGCGATGGCTTCATACGCTGCGCCAAGTTTGTATAG
- the LOC117575979 gene encoding tRNA-uridine aminocarboxypropyltransferase 1, translating into MAHPVQTKAQPRKYPFINMRIADHTVLDTIEGRHICSDCNRSRKFFCYSCHKPVGELDKMLPHVELPLHIDIIKHKKEIDGKSTAVHAAVLAPDKVRIFTFPDIPDYGEEDGVVLIFPSATSLTVPQLFERNVHLKIDDNYGLPKGHHMGTMLRRRMDEIVDDDSSSSVSFKCYTYDNLPIRRAVFIDSTWNQSRSIYADARLRRLRTVVLQNRLSQFWRHQRGSPRWYLATIEAIHQFLLEVHVNAWGLNGAYRGLEQLEITEGFHQLASPLTTLEVDEKCVERESPYNGHYDNLLFFFANMYDLIHKYYDHNDLISYRRPI; encoded by the coding sequence aTGGCGCATCCAGTGCAGACCAAGGCACAACCTCGCAAATATCCATTCATCAACATGCGCATAGCGGATCACACAGTGCTGGACACCATCGAGGGACGTCACATTTGCAGTGACTGCAATCGCTCCAGGAAATTCTTCTGCTACAGTTGCCACAAACCCGTCGGCGAACTGGACAAGATGCTGCCCCACGTTGAGCTACCGCTCCACATTGACATCATTAAGCACAAGAAGGAGATCGACGGCAAAAGCACAGCGGTGCATGCTGCTGTGTTGGCTCCCGATAAGGTGCGCATTTTTACTTTTCCTGATATACCGGATTATGGAGAAGAGGATGGTGTGGTTCTTATTTTCCCAAGTGCTACAAGTTTGACAGTGCCGCAACTCTTCGAGCGCAATGTGCACCTGAAAATTGATGACAATTACGGCCTACCCAAGGGTCACCACATGGGCACAATGCTGCGCCGTCGCATGGACGAAATTGTTGATGATGACAGCAGCTCCTCCGTCTCTTTCAAATGTTATACCTATGACAACTTGCCTATACGCCGTGCGGTCTTCATAGACAGCACCTGGAACCAAAGCCGTAGCATCTATGCCGATGCTCGGTTGCGACGATTACGCACCGTGGTGCTCCAAAATCGCTTGTCACAGTTCTGGCGCCATCAGCGCGGTAGTCCACGTTGGTATCTGGCCACAATAGAGGCCATACATCAGTTCTTGCTCGAGGTGCATGTTAATGCTTGGGGACTTAATGGCGCATATCGTGGTCTTGAACAACTAGAGATTACCGAGGGATTCCATCAGCTGGCGTCGCCACTCACAACTTTAGAAGTTGATGAGAAGTGTGTGGAGCGGGAATCGCCCTACAATGGACACTATgacaatttgttgttcttttttgccAATATGTATGATCTCATACATAAGTACTATGATCACAATGATCTGATATCGTATCGTCGTCCGATTTAA
- the LOC117575980 gene encoding signal peptidase complex subunit 1 has product MFDIQTHMDFVGQAKAERWSRLIITFFGVVGLIYGAIVQQFSQTVYVLGVGFLLSSLITIPPWPFYRNNPLKWQKPVNVEQKPQTAAESGDEGKTKKKK; this is encoded by the exons ATGTTCGATATACAGACGCATATG GATTTTGTGGGTCAGGCTAAGGCAGAGCGCTGGTCACGTCTCATCATCACATTCTTTGGAGTTGTTGGTCTCATCTACGGAGCCATTGTACAGCAGTTTTCGCAAACTGTTTACGTACTGGGCGTGGGATTCCTGCTCTCCTCACTG aTTACCATTCCCCCGTGGCCTTTTTATCGCAACAATCCACTGAAATGGCAGAAACCCGTGAATGTTGAGCAGAAACCACAAACAGCCGCCGAATCCGGTGATGAGGGCAAGaccaagaaaaagaaatag
- the LOC127566106 gene encoding uncharacterized protein LOC127566106 produces MWFSQVLIVLAVYLNVSYTYKYVGIPVDDEIFAKCQEQRNNQYEVNSLYDFSEFTLEMVGESVIGYGNVTTVWDVQPTDRIQLDFQILHLEKGTWQPTIYSMKVLDFCSVMYDKNQYWYQFWTRNIKHQDVVKSKCINTPGATLQHNVCNFTSIFESHLKLFGIYKAEIRLSAFDKFQRIRPILICCEVKVEFIRL; encoded by the exons atgtggtTTTCTCAAGTTTTAATAGTGCTTGCcgtttatttaaatgtttcgtacacatataaatatgtagGTATCCCCGTCGATGATGAAATATTCGCGAAATGTCAGGAACAAAGAAATAATCAATATGAAGTAAATAGTCTATATGACTTCTCCGAATTTACCTTAGAGATGGTGGGAGAATCAGTAATTGGGTACGGAAATGTGACTACTGTTTGGGATGTTCAACCAACGGATCGAATACAG ctGGATTTCCAAATATTACATTTGGAAAAGGGTACATGGCAGCCAACTATTTATTCCATGAAAGTTCTAGACTTTTGTTCTGTAATGTACGATAAAAATCAGTATTGGTACCAATTTTGGACACGTAACATAAAGCATCAGGACGTTGTAAAATCCAAGTGTATTAATACACCAGGT GCAACATTGCAACATAATGTTTGTAATTTTACATCCATTTTTGAGTCTCATCTTAAACTGTTTGGAATTTATAAGGCGGAAATAAGACTATCTGCATTCGataaatttcaaagaattCGGCCAATCCTAATATGCTGTGAAGTCAAAGTAGAATTTATTAggttataa
- the LOC117574153 gene encoding uncharacterized protein LOC117574153: MSYSAERALSFLYPFVILTSLISCITSAVAWTHWRYVLNACPDTNCGCVLHGRSTYNSFEGGNIAYCHYATYGLVLPLLFAVVLAVYHGYRICIGKGKRKAGTTTIRQRAGDMIVVTTESELTPDGLSPYYWLPATVISVIMAIYQLIYAAIFTDGFEVTCKQYRESLLKEIQGVGNIVPVIKQRLSCSAIFDFMDFMVESISYERRRYGRINTSACLYLTLILSWLALFGWLIICAINIINMRRTRPARV; encoded by the exons ATGTCGTATAGCGCGGAGCGTGCGCTCTCCTTTCTCTATCCCTTCGTTATCCTGACATCGCTCATCTCCTGCATTACGTCCGCTGTAGCATGGACGCATTGGCGATATGTGCTCAATGCTTGCCCGGACACCAATTGCGGCTGCGTGTTGCACGGGCGTAGCACCTACAATAGCTTTGAAGGCGGCAACATTGCCTATTGCCATTATGCCACCTACGGTTTGGTTTTGCCCCTCCTCTTTGCGGTGGTGTTGGCCGTCTATCATGGTTATCGCATCTGCATAGGCAAGGGAAAACGGAAGGCGGGCACGACAACCATCAGACAGCG CGCTGGCGATATGATCGTGGTCACCACTGAGTCGGAACTAACCCCCGATGGCCTCTCGCCCTACTATT GGCTTCCTGCAACTGTCATATCAGTTATTATGGCAATTTATCAGCTGATCTATGCTGCCATTTTCACAGATGGCTTTGAGGTAACCTGCAAACAGTATCGCGAGTCCTTGTTGAAGGAGATTCAAGGAGTTGGCAACATTGTGCCTGTGATCAAGCAACGTTTGTCCTGCTCGGCGATTTTTGACTTTATGGACTTTATGGTGGAGAGCATTTCGTATGAACGTCGTCGCTATGGACGCATCAATACTTCGGCCTGTTTATACTTGACATTAATTTTGTCCTGGCTGGCACTCTTTGGCTGGCTTATCATTTGTGCcatcaatattattaatatgcgACGTACGCGACCAGCTCGCGTTTAA